A single Populus nigra chromosome 13, ddPopNigr1.1, whole genome shotgun sequence DNA region contains:
- the LOC133670631 gene encoding NAC domain-containing protein 37-like yields MRSDCLSQISITILLHAGNQTTPLSNGERYYYCTREINYSREVLGRGWWKATSHVKKIHANNDDQLLVGNKRPLTFHRFKDNERNRNNAVKTNWIMYEYSLESRTTLWKLCKIKHKGKPSVQEEMESMREQYSSRNDFEAGSSTNFVGGQQQQEQTILSTNYEGYDHHQSYYQWNNMQQLPPSPYDPYLPAPPSTSSGHYYVEQQEKLEPSDEHPFPSLWSWTN; encoded by the exons ATGAGATCTGACTGCTTAAGTCAGATCTCTATAACAATATTGTTACATGCAGGGAATCAAACCACGCCTTTAAGCAACGGTGAGAGATACTACTATTGTACGAGGGAGATAAACTATTCGAGGGAAGTACTCGGTCGAGGATGGTGGAAAGCTACGAGCCATGTCAAgaaaatacatgctaataatGATGATCAACTTCTTGTTGGGAACAAGAGGCCTTTAACATTCCATAGGTTCAAGGACAATGAAAGAAATCGCAATAATGCCGTCAAGACTAATTGGATTATGTATGAATACAGCCTTGAATCAAGAACCACG TTATGGAAGCTGTGCAAGATTAAGCACAAGGGGAAACCAAGCGTGCAAGAAGAGATGGAGAGTATGAGGGAACAATATTCATCGAGGAATGATTTCGAAGCAGGTAGTTCGACCAATTTTGTTGGTGGGCAACAGCAACAGGAGCAGACCATACTGTCTACAAATTATGAAGGATATGATCATCATCAATCCTATTATCAATGGAACAATATGCAGCAGTTACCACCATCCCCATATGATCCTTATCTACCGGCACCACCGAGTACAAGTAGTGGTCACTATTATGTGGAGCAGCAAGAGAAGTTAGAGCCCAGTGATGAGCACCCATTTCCTAGTCTTTGGTCTTGGACGAACTAG